The following are encoded together in the Halopseudomonas salegens genome:
- the acnA gene encoding aconitate hydratase AcnA yields the protein MTVKNSLDSLQTLAVGDTSYHYHSLPKAAEKLGDISRLPMSLKVLLENLLRNEDGKTVTLADCQAVVDWLKDQRSTREIQYRPARVLMQDFTGVPAVVDLAAMRDAVAKAGGDPQQINPLSPVDLVIDHSVMVDHFADASAFKDNVAIEMERNGERYAFLRWGQQAFDNFRVVPPGTGICHQVNLEYLAESVWAEERDGEQWAYPDTLVGTDSHTTMVNGLGVLGWGVGGIEAEAAMLGQPVSMLIPEVVGFKLTGKMKEGMTATDLVLTVTQMLRARGVVGKFVEFYGDGLADLSLADRATIANMAPEYGATCGFFPVDDVTINYLRQTGRPDAVIERVEAYCKTQGLWRESGHEPVFTATLHLDMNEVEASLAGPKRPQDRVALGDVPRAFDDLLALQVTPDDEAEARLESEGGGGTAVGSHSGATTVEIDGEEHVLKHGAVVIAAITSCTNTSNPSVMMAAGLVAKKALEKGLQRKPWVKSSLAPGSKVVTDYLAKAGLNDYLDKLGFNLVGYGCTTCIGNSGPLPEAIGKAITEHDLVVSSVLSGNRNFEGRVHQQVKANWLASPPLVVAYALAGNTRMNLAKEPLGLDADNKPVYLQDVWPSNAEIAEAVAMVEQSMFRERYADVFSGDEHWQGIEVPDSSTYAWDDKSSYVQNPPYFEHIDQPLKPVEPVKQACVLAVFGDSITTDHISPAGSIKASSPAGEYLQSLGIKPDDFNSYGSRRGNHQVMMRGTFANIRIRNLMLAGEEGGETIHVPSGERQSIYDAAMRYQKEDTPLVILAGKEYGTGSSRDWAAKGTNLLGIKAVIAESFERIHRSNLVGMGVLPLQFQDGQGVAALGLDGHERIDIQGLDDDLKPGQSLPVVATRTNGDQVKFEVLCRIDTGNEIDYFKAGGILHYVLRGLLAG from the coding sequence ATGACAGTCAAGAATAGCCTGGACAGCCTGCAAACCCTCGCCGTCGGGGACACCAGTTACCATTATCATTCATTGCCGAAAGCGGCGGAAAAATTGGGCGATATCAGTCGTTTGCCGATGTCTCTCAAAGTCTTGCTGGAAAATTTGCTGCGTAATGAGGACGGCAAAACCGTGACCCTGGCTGATTGCCAGGCGGTGGTTGACTGGCTCAAGGATCAACGCTCGACGCGGGAGATCCAGTACCGTCCGGCACGGGTACTGATGCAGGACTTCACTGGCGTACCTGCAGTCGTCGATCTCGCCGCCATGCGGGATGCCGTGGCCAAGGCGGGTGGAGACCCGCAGCAGATCAATCCATTGTCACCGGTTGATCTGGTGATTGACCACTCGGTAATGGTCGATCACTTCGCCGATGCCAGCGCCTTCAAGGATAATGTGGCGATAGAAATGGAACGCAATGGCGAACGTTACGCCTTTCTGCGCTGGGGGCAGCAGGCGTTTGACAACTTCCGGGTGGTACCGCCGGGCACCGGTATCTGTCACCAGGTCAATCTCGAGTATCTGGCCGAAAGTGTCTGGGCTGAAGAGCGGGACGGCGAGCAATGGGCCTATCCGGATACCCTGGTCGGCACGGATTCGCACACCACCATGGTCAATGGTCTGGGGGTGCTTGGCTGGGGGGTTGGCGGCATCGAGGCGGAAGCAGCCATGCTTGGCCAACCGGTATCCATGCTGATTCCCGAAGTCGTAGGTTTCAAACTGACCGGCAAGATGAAAGAGGGAATGACGGCTACCGACCTGGTGCTGACGGTAACCCAGATGCTGCGGGCCAGGGGTGTGGTCGGCAAGTTTGTCGAATTCTATGGTGATGGTCTGGCCGATCTGTCACTGGCGGACCGTGCCACCATCGCCAACATGGCACCGGAATATGGCGCCACCTGCGGCTTCTTTCCGGTAGATGACGTCACGATCAATTACCTGCGACAAACCGGCCGGCCGGATGCGGTTATCGAGCGTGTCGAGGCCTATTGCAAGACGCAGGGGTTATGGCGCGAGTCGGGCCATGAACCGGTGTTTACCGCCACCCTGCATCTGGATATGAATGAGGTGGAAGCCAGCCTGGCAGGCCCGAAACGGCCGCAGGATCGGGTTGCCCTGGGTGATGTCCCGCGGGCTTTTGATGATTTGCTGGCCTTGCAGGTTACGCCGGATGACGAGGCTGAAGCGCGGCTGGAAAGTGAAGGGGGCGGCGGCACGGCCGTAGGATCGCATAGCGGGGCTACGACGGTTGAAATCGATGGCGAGGAACATGTGCTCAAGCATGGTGCCGTGGTCATTGCCGCGATTACGTCCTGCACCAATACCTCCAACCCCAGCGTGATGATGGCGGCCGGCCTGGTGGCGAAAAAAGCCCTGGAGAAAGGGTTGCAACGCAAACCCTGGGTCAAGTCATCCCTGGCGCCCGGTTCCAAGGTGGTTACGGATTACCTCGCCAAGGCCGGTCTGAATGACTATCTGGACAAGCTGGGTTTCAATCTGGTTGGTTACGGTTGCACCACGTGCATCGGCAACTCCGGCCCCCTGCCGGAAGCCATCGGCAAAGCCATCACTGAGCATGACCTGGTCGTTTCGTCGGTATTGTCCGGCAATCGCAATTTCGAAGGCCGTGTACATCAGCAGGTCAAGGCCAACTGGCTGGCCTCGCCGCCCCTGGTGGTGGCCTATGCCCTGGCCGGCAATACGCGCATGAATCTGGCCAAGGAGCCGCTCGGGCTGGATGCCGACAACAAGCCGGTGTATCTGCAGGATGTCTGGCCCAGCAATGCCGAAATTGCTGAAGCAGTGGCCATGGTTGAACAGAGCATGTTCCGTGAGCGCTATGCCGACGTCTTCAGTGGCGATGAGCACTGGCAGGGTATTGAGGTACCGGACAGCAGCACCTATGCCTGGGATGACAAGTCCAGTTATGTGCAAAACCCGCCGTACTTCGAGCATATTGATCAACCGCTGAAGCCCGTAGAGCCGGTGAAGCAAGCCTGTGTGTTGGCCGTCTTTGGCGACTCGATCACCACTGACCATATCTCGCCGGCCGGTTCAATCAAGGCCAGCTCGCCAGCGGGCGAGTACCTGCAAAGTCTCGGCATAAAACCGGATGATTTCAATTCCTATGGCTCACGCCGGGGCAATCATCAGGTGATGATGCGCGGCACCTTTGCCAATATCCGTATCCGTAATCTGATGCTGGCAGGCGAGGAGGGTGGTGAAACCATCCATGTGCCCAGTGGCGAACGTCAATCCATTTATGATGCCGCCATGCGCTACCAGAAGGAAGATACCCCGCTGGTGATCCTGGCCGGCAAGGAATACGGTACCGGCTCCAGCCGCGACTGGGCGGCCAAGGGTACCAATTTGCTGGGTATCAAAGCGGTGATTGCCGAGAGCTTTGAGCGTATTCACCGTTCCAACCTGGTCGGCATGGGTGTGCTGCCCTTGCAGTTCCAGGATGGGCAGGGTGTCGCTGCACTGGGCCTGGATGGGCATGAGCGCATTGATATCCAGGGGCTGGATGATGACCTGAAACCGGGTCAAAGCTTGCCGGTTGTGGCCACCCGGACCAATGGCGACCAGGTCAAGTTCGAGGTGCTCTGCCGTATCGACACCGGCAACGAGATCGACTACTTCAAGGCCGGCGGCATTCTGCACTACGTATTGCGCGGGTTGCTGGCTGGGTGA
- a CDS encoding GNAT family N-acetyltransferase — MRIEILPALQLPLVNRFYRAQGSRMRARGQHQVWVLRDPEICCALCLEPIAEGFWLTSLCTAVERRQQGLARQLLGASLSNCKGPVWLFCAPELGSFYQRHGFVPIRNLPHPLQQRLQRYQRHKRLLALQCTSL, encoded by the coding sequence ATGCGCATAGAAATACTGCCGGCGCTGCAATTACCCCTGGTCAACCGTTTTTACCGGGCCCAGGGCAGCCGCATGCGCGCCCGAGGACAGCACCAGGTCTGGGTGCTGCGTGATCCTGAGATTTGCTGTGCCCTGTGCCTGGAGCCGATTGCCGAAGGTTTCTGGCTGACCAGCCTGTGCACTGCCGTGGAGCGCCGGCAACAGGGACTGGCCCGACAGTTGCTGGGCGCCAGCCTGAGCAACTGCAAAGGCCCTGTCTGGCTGTTCTGCGCACCGGAACTAGGGTCCTTCTACCAGCGCCACGGCTTTGTGCCGATCCGGAATCTACCGCACCCGTTGCAGCAACGCCTGCAGCGCTACCAACGGCACAAGCGCCTGCTGGCGTTGCAGTGCACCAGCTTATGA
- a CDS encoding TorF family putative porin — protein sequence MMKKLAIAIATASTLSAASLAQAEAFDTAVGELDVSMTATLATDYIWRGQSQTAGVGAVQGSLDIGHESGLYVGAWASNIDADAFGGSSVEIDYYVGYGADITDNISYDLSWNTYTYPGAGGNLDNVDEWILGFGVYGVDLAVKYAYDPSSALYYSAGYGFDLPAGFGLGFHVGYADTKDELNAPTDTSENYTDWAITVSKEILGLDTALMYSDTNIKSSTCDAWYGKSSYCSSNFTLSVSKSF from the coding sequence ATGATGAAGAAACTTGCCATTGCCATCGCCACCGCCAGCACACTGAGTGCTGCCAGCCTGGCACAAGCCGAAGCATTCGACACAGCTGTCGGTGAACTGGACGTGAGCATGACAGCTACGCTGGCCACTGATTACATCTGGCGCGGTCAGTCGCAAACTGCCGGCGTTGGTGCCGTACAGGGTAGCCTGGATATTGGTCACGAAAGCGGCCTGTATGTTGGTGCCTGGGCGTCCAACATTGACGCTGATGCTTTTGGCGGCTCTAGCGTAGAGATTGACTACTACGTGGGTTACGGTGCCGATATTACCGACAACATCAGCTATGACCTGAGCTGGAACACGTACACCTACCCTGGCGCGGGCGGCAACCTCGACAACGTCGATGAGTGGATTCTGGGCTTCGGCGTCTATGGTGTCGACCTGGCAGTCAAATATGCCTACGACCCCTCCAGCGCCCTGTACTACAGCGCTGGCTACGGCTTTGACCTGCCAGCTGGTTTCGGCCTCGGCTTCCACGTCGGCTACGCTGACACCAAGGATGAACTGAATGCCCCCACCGACACGAGCGAAAACTACACTGACTGGGCGATTACCGTGAGCAAGGAAATCCTGGGTCTGGATACTGCATTGATGTATTCCGATACCAACATCAAGAGCTCAACCTGTGACGCCTGGTACGGCAAGAGCAGCTACTGCAGCTCGAACTTCACACTGTCTGTATCCAAGAGCTTCTGA
- a CDS encoding YkgJ family cysteine cluster protein translates to MQCRSGCAACCIAPSISSPLPGLPLGKPAGVACPHLDAEWRCQLFGSPLRPRVCAEFQAEPAICGSHRDQALQIITLLEQSSTPE, encoded by the coding sequence ATGCAATGCCGAAGCGGCTGTGCCGCCTGTTGTATCGCTCCCTCGATTTCCAGCCCGCTGCCGGGCTTGCCTTTGGGCAAGCCGGCCGGCGTTGCCTGTCCGCATCTGGATGCTGAATGGCGCTGCCAGCTGTTTGGTTCGCCACTGCGGCCGAGGGTGTGCGCCGAGTTTCAGGCCGAGCCGGCCATCTGTGGCAGCCATCGTGATCAGGCGCTGCAAATCATTACCCTGCTTGAGCAGAGCAGTACACCGGAATAA
- a CDS encoding NAD(P)-dependent oxidoreductase, protein MAKVAFLGLGVMGFPMAGHLAQAGHEVTVYNRSGGKAEQWLAQFPGRSCPTPATAAAGQELVFVCVGNDADVRAVISGPDGVLAGIPADTIIVDHTTASADVARELAERAAEQGVGFLDAPVSGGQAGAENGQLTIMLGGSEATYRQVEPVLSAYARMQQLMGPVGSGQLTKMVNQICIAGLVQGLSEALHFAQQAGLDGESAMAVISQGAAQSWQLDNRHKSMLAGEFDFGFAVDWMRKDLAIVLNEARRNGSQLPVTALVDQFYADVQAAGGGRWDTSSLITRLQSRN, encoded by the coding sequence ATGGCGAAGGTGGCATTTCTCGGTCTTGGCGTAATGGGCTTCCCGATGGCAGGGCATCTGGCTCAAGCCGGGCATGAGGTAACCGTGTATAACCGCAGCGGCGGTAAAGCCGAGCAGTGGTTGGCGCAATTCCCCGGCCGCAGTTGCCCGACACCGGCGACAGCTGCGGCCGGGCAAGAGCTGGTTTTTGTCTGTGTCGGCAACGATGCTGATGTGCGCGCAGTGATCAGTGGCCCCGACGGAGTGCTTGCCGGCATTCCTGCGGACACCATTATTGTCGATCACACCACGGCCTCGGCTGATGTTGCGCGTGAACTGGCTGAACGGGCAGCAGAGCAGGGCGTCGGCTTTCTGGACGCACCGGTCTCCGGTGGACAGGCCGGAGCCGAGAACGGCCAGCTGACCATTATGCTCGGTGGCTCGGAGGCGACTTATCGTCAGGTTGAGCCGGTGCTGTCTGCCTATGCCCGTATGCAACAGCTTATGGGGCCGGTTGGCAGTGGCCAGCTGACCAAAATGGTCAATCAGATCTGCATTGCTGGCCTGGTACAGGGATTGTCGGAAGCCTTGCATTTTGCGCAGCAGGCCGGTCTGGATGGCGAGTCTGCAATGGCGGTGATCAGCCAGGGTGCAGCACAGTCCTGGCAGCTGGATAACCGCCATAAAAGCATGTTGGCCGGTGAATTTGATTTTGGCTTTGCTGTTGACTGGATGCGCAAGGATCTGGCCATAGTATTGAATGAGGCGCGGCGCAATGGCAGTCAATTGCCGGTGACGGCACTGGTTGACCAGTTCTATGCCGATGTGCAGGCCGCAGGCGGCGGTCGTTGGGATACGTCAAGCCTGATTACCCGTCTGCAATCCCGCAACTGA
- a CDS encoding PA2778 family cysteine peptidase, translating into MLTASLRLTALLGLLLVLSACAGRGPLLPDDSAVAELPRKVQLDVPFHAQDAYQCGPAALAMVFNHYGLPVHPDHIKDRVYLPERQGSLQMEMVAASRERDLLVYPLTTRLEALLTELAAGHPVLVMQNLGLSWLPQWHYAVVIGYDLETEHLIVHSGLNAAQRESFALFMRTWERAERWARVLVPAGQIPATAEPLRYLLAASELEQTGRLAAAAEAYESAQQQWPEQPGARLGLGNIAWTQARKGDAIEHFRMLVDDFPELTAGWNNLAVALENSGCPHSAKAVRQCETGHSVTLSVGVQHENAAQSRCRLPRVCGQSVDEP; encoded by the coding sequence ATGCTTACTGCTTCACTGCGCCTGACTGCCTTGCTCGGCCTGCTGCTCGTGCTGTCCGCTTGCGCCGGACGCGGTCCGCTGCTGCCGGATGACAGTGCGGTGGCCGAACTACCGCGCAAGGTGCAGCTCGACGTCCCCTTTCACGCTCAGGACGCCTATCAATGCGGCCCTGCTGCACTGGCCATGGTATTCAACCATTACGGACTGCCTGTCCATCCTGATCACATCAAGGACCGGGTTTACCTGCCGGAACGCCAGGGCAGCCTGCAAATGGAAATGGTTGCGGCCAGCCGTGAACGCGACCTGTTGGTCTACCCCCTGACAACTCGTCTGGAGGCGCTGCTGACTGAACTGGCCGCCGGCCATCCGGTACTGGTCATGCAGAACCTCGGGCTAAGCTGGCTGCCGCAATGGCATTATGCGGTGGTGATTGGTTATGACCTGGAGACGGAGCACCTGATCGTTCACAGCGGTCTGAATGCTGCACAGCGGGAAAGCTTTGCGTTGTTCATGCGTACCTGGGAACGGGCTGAACGCTGGGCGCGTGTGCTGGTACCCGCCGGGCAGATACCCGCCACTGCAGAACCCTTGCGCTACCTGCTGGCTGCCAGTGAACTGGAGCAGACCGGACGCTTGGCAGCGGCTGCCGAAGCCTACGAAAGCGCTCAGCAGCAATGGCCGGAACAGCCCGGGGCTCGCCTCGGTCTGGGCAACATAGCCTGGACACAGGCCCGCAAAGGCGATGCCATCGAGCATTTCCGCATGCTGGTGGATGACTTCCCGGAATTGACTGCCGGCTGGAACAATCTGGCAGTGGCCCTGGAGAACAGCGGTTGCCCGCACAGTGCCAAAGCGGTGCGCCAGTGCGAGACGGGGCATTCGGTCACGCTGTCCGTCGGCGTCCAGCATGAAAACGCCGCTCAATCCCGGTGTCGCCTGCCCAGGGTTTGCGGGCAAAGTGTGGACGAGCCTTGA
- a CDS encoding PA2779 family protein translates to MAVILSVVFLLGSISAAYAQPGMIGTHEVVAEQQMNVDREALIAMLDEGAVKDKLASMGVSSEQVEQRINSLTTAELAEFNQQLDNAPAGAGVVGIIALFLLVFIITDMLCATNVYNFVNCVR, encoded by the coding sequence ATGGCAGTCATTCTGTCTGTGGTATTTCTGCTCGGCAGCATCAGCGCCGCTTATGCGCAACCCGGCATGATCGGTACCCATGAAGTGGTCGCCGAGCAACAGATGAACGTTGACCGTGAAGCCTTGATCGCCATGCTCGACGAAGGTGCAGTCAAGGACAAGCTGGCCAGTATGGGCGTCTCGTCCGAGCAGGTTGAGCAGCGCATCAACAGCCTGACCACTGCCGAGCTGGCAGAGTTCAACCAGCAGCTCGACAATGCACCAGCCGGCGCCGGGGTGGTGGGTATCATTGCGCTCTTCCTGTTGGTCTTCATCATTACCGATATGCTCTGCGCAACCAATGTCTACAACTTCGTCAATTGCGTGCGATAA
- a CDS encoding universal stress protein, whose amino-acid sequence MQNVLVPFDGSSSAKRAIQYLVDFSAEYPAIKVHVINVQSEPKLYGNYVSASMLEQLHDGALQHGQDINTDAAAMLEAANINFETHAVIGEVIGEVVKAVKQLGCNTVVMGTRGMSNLGNLVMGSVATRIVHEVPVPVLLIK is encoded by the coding sequence ATGCAAAATGTACTGGTACCCTTTGACGGATCATCCAGCGCCAAGCGGGCGATTCAATATCTGGTCGACTTTTCCGCCGAGTATCCGGCCATCAAGGTACATGTGATCAACGTGCAGAGCGAGCCCAAGCTGTATGGCAACTATGTGTCCGCTAGCATGCTGGAGCAATTGCATGACGGGGCATTGCAGCACGGTCAGGACATCAATACCGACGCTGCAGCCATGCTTGAGGCCGCAAACATCAATTTCGAGACCCATGCCGTGATTGGCGAAGTCATCGGTGAAGTGGTCAAAGCGGTCAAGCAGTTGGGCTGCAATACGGTGGTCATGGGTACCCGCGGCATGAGCAATCTGGGCAACCTGGTCATGGGCTCGGTTGCCACACGCATTGTGCATGAAGTGCCGGTGCCGGTTCTGCTGATCAAGTAA
- a CDS encoding methyl-accepting chemotaxis protein: MRNNQPVTQREQSFTQDQRLISTTDLKGLIRYANEAFIAISGFTADELIGAPHNLVRHPDVPPAVFEHMWTDLQAGRSWMGIVKNRCKNGDHYWVNAYVTPVLENGKVTGYESVRVKPTQQQVQRAEHLYRRLNRGGKAVQANWRGWLADVTPMLAVGGATAALGSALGPWGIATSLIVSVPAALSVRAWQEARLQRIIGQATQTISDPLLAQMYTPYRGSLGQLEMALLSQQARLQTSLTRLLDSAGQLRSQATEASQLALDSSHGLNQQRQETEQVATAVNEMAAATQEVSGNVQRTAESTRHASALASQGKEVAQATRQAIEQLASAVNAAAEVSSQLATDAREIGTVVDVIKGIAEQTNLLALNAAIEAARAGEQGRGFAVVADEVRALASRTADSTEQIHGLIANLQQAAEKAVNAMQQGHAQADKGLERVVAADEALDGISQAIEQINDMTNQIASAAEEQSAVAEEINRNITTIADLSESTAGKAQRSADLSIELADTAGHQAELVERFNR; the protein is encoded by the coding sequence ATGCGCAATAATCAGCCCGTCACCCAGCGGGAACAAAGCTTTACCCAGGATCAGCGATTGATTTCCACGACCGACCTCAAGGGCCTCATTCGCTACGCCAATGAGGCTTTTATTGCGATCAGTGGTTTCACTGCGGATGAGTTGATCGGTGCTCCGCACAATCTGGTCCGCCATCCGGACGTGCCACCGGCCGTTTTCGAGCATATGTGGACGGATCTCCAGGCGGGTCGCAGCTGGATGGGTATCGTCAAGAATCGTTGCAAGAACGGCGACCATTACTGGGTCAACGCCTATGTGACCCCGGTACTGGAAAACGGCAAGGTGACCGGCTACGAATCCGTTCGCGTCAAGCCGACGCAACAACAGGTCCAGCGCGCAGAGCATCTCTACCGACGCCTGAATCGTGGCGGTAAAGCCGTACAGGCCAACTGGCGGGGCTGGCTGGCTGATGTAACGCCCATGCTCGCCGTCGGTGGGGCTACTGCGGCACTCGGCAGCGCCTTGGGCCCTTGGGGTATTGCCACCAGTCTGATTGTCAGCGTGCCGGCCGCCCTGAGTGTGCGTGCCTGGCAGGAAGCACGTTTACAGCGCATTATTGGTCAGGCCACACAAACCATCAGTGATCCCCTGCTGGCGCAAATGTACACCCCTTACCGAGGCTCCCTCGGGCAGCTGGAAATGGCGCTGCTGAGCCAGCAGGCGCGTTTGCAAACCAGCCTGACCCGTTTGCTCGACAGCGCCGGGCAGTTGCGCAGCCAGGCTACCGAAGCCAGTCAGTTAGCGCTGGATAGCTCGCACGGCCTGAACCAGCAACGCCAGGAAACCGAACAGGTAGCCACCGCAGTCAATGAAATGGCTGCCGCCACCCAGGAAGTGTCCGGCAATGTGCAGCGTACTGCCGAGTCAACCCGCCATGCCAGCGCATTGGCCAGTCAGGGCAAAGAAGTGGCCCAGGCCACTCGCCAGGCCATCGAACAATTGGCCAGCGCGGTGAATGCCGCTGCCGAGGTATCCAGCCAGCTGGCCACTGACGCCAGGGAAATCGGGACCGTGGTGGATGTGATCAAGGGGATTGCCGAGCAGACCAACCTGCTGGCTCTCAATGCTGCCATCGAAGCCGCACGTGCCGGTGAGCAAGGCCGGGGCTTTGCCGTGGTTGCCGACGAGGTGCGCGCACTGGCCAGCCGGACCGCCGACTCGACCGAACAGATCCACGGCCTGATTGCCAACCTGCAGCAGGCGGCAGAAAAGGCCGTCAACGCCATGCAACAAGGTCATGCTCAGGCGGACAAGGGGCTGGAGCGTGTGGTGGCCGCAGATGAAGCCCTGGATGGGATCAGTCAGGCCATCGAGCAAATAAACGACATGACCAACCAGATTGCCAGTGCTGCCGAAGAACAAAGCGCGGTGGCCGAGGAGATCAACCGCAATATCACCACGATAGCCGATCTCTCGGAGTCGACCGCAGGCAAGGCACAACGCAGTGCAGACCTGAGTATCGAACTGGCGGATACCGCCGGACATCAGGCCGAGCTGGTTGAGCGCTTCAACCGCTGA